A portion of the Sabethes cyaneus chromosome 3, idSabCyanKW18_F2, whole genome shotgun sequence genome contains these proteins:
- the LOC128739601 gene encoding maltase 2-like, with translation MVLIKSNFVTLCVRIMDNGGQVDNGVLSVSLSWLLEGTSSQVPQEKDWWETALFYQIYPRSFYDTDGDGVGDIKGVTAKLQYLKDTGIDATWLSPVFKSPQRDFGYDISDFLEVDPLFGTNEDLEELFTEARKLGIRIILDFVPNHSSIEHWWFIQSELGVEPYKDYYVWHPGKPVPGQDKPDVPNNWNSVFYGSAWEWSDIRKEYYLHQFEVGQPDLNYRNEAVIEEFDEILRFWMLKGASGFRVDAINHMFEDDLFRDEPIVDPSDPLSYGYTNHQYTNSLMETYNVVGHWRRVIDNFTAEHDVETIIMMTEAYTSLENTMLYYESPDGIEQRANFPFNFAMITDLSAESKASDFKYVIDRFLENMPRGKVTNWVLGNHDQPRVGSRYGIERIEGMTLMLLTLPGVAVTYNGEEIGMVDYRDISYEDSRDPQGCNVGPEEYKWKSRDPQRTPFQWDDSYNAGFSNSSKTWLPINPYYRQTNLLKQLEADYSTYKFYVDAVKLRKNAIFTHGHFKSRALTENVFAFVRYLKDTEKPADLQESYFITVINLSNKKTTINLLDLFQAKNRSVIRLTGTDSHYQITQQIDPSNVSLDPFESLLIADSSANSWAFASSITIISLLVTYLIFLHQRKVCITN, from the exons ATGGTTCTGATCAAATCTAATTTTGTGACGCTTTGCGTTCGCATAATGGATAATGGAGGACAAGTGGACAACGGAGTTCTATCAG TAAGCTTGAGTTGGCTTCTGGAAGGCACTTCTTCCCAAGTTCCACAGGAGAAGGATTGGTGGGAAACGGCACTGTTTTATCAAATATACCCACGATCGTTTTACGATACCGATGGTGACGGCGTTGGAGATATAAAAGGAGTTACGGCCAAACTGCAGTATCTGAAGGATACCGGCATCGATGCCACATGGTTGAGTCCGGTTTTCAAGTCTCCACAGCGTGATTTCGGTTACGATATAAGCGATTTTCTTGAGGTTGATCCACTGTTCGGAACGAATGAAGATCTGGAGGAGCTGTTTACGGAAGCGAGAAAGTTAGGCATTAGGATTATTCTTGATTTTGTCCCGAACCATTCCAGTATCGAGCACTGGTGGTTCATCCAATCCGAACTGGGAGTTGAGCCGTACAAGGATTACTACGTTTGGCATCCGGGCAAACCGGTACCCGGCCAGGACAAACCGGATGTACCGAACAACTGG AATTCCGTGTTTTATGGCTCAGCTTGGGAATGGAGCGATATAAGGAAAGAATATTATCTACATCAATTCGAGGTAGGACAACCGGATTTAAACTATAGGAACGAAGCGGTTATTGAAGAATTTGATGAAATTCTACGATTCTGGATGTTGAAAGGTGCCTCCGGTTTTCGTGTGGATGCCATTAATCACATGTTTGAGGATGATCTTTTCCGTGATGAACCAATTGTAGATCCGTCGGATCCGTTAAGCTATGGTTATACGAACCATCAGTACACAAATAGTCTG ATGGAGACATATAACGTGGTAGGACACTGGAGACGAGTTATTGACAATTTCACCGCAGAACACGACGTGGAAACGat CATAATGATGACTGAAGCTTACACCAGCTTGGAGAACACAATGCTCTACTATGAATCTCCTGATGGAATCGAACAAAGAGCTAACTTTCCGTTCAATTTTGCCATGATCACTGACTTAAGTGCAGAATCTAAAGCTTCTGATTTTAAGTACGTCATTGATCGCTTCTTGGAGAATATGCCCCGGGGAAAAGTTACTAATTGGGTC CTTGGAAACCACGATCAGCCACGCGTCGGGAGTCGTTACGGCATCGAGCGTATTGAGGGAATGACACTTATGTTGCTAACTCTACCGGGTGTGGCAGTCACATACAACGGAGAGGAAATTGGAATGGTGGACTATCGGGATATATCCTACGAAGATAGCAGAGATCCTCAGGGCTGCAATGTAGGACCCGAAGAATACAAATGGAAATCAAGAGACCCTCAACGGACTCCGTTCCAATGGGATGATTCCTATAATGCAGGCTTCTCCAACTCCAGCAAAACTTGGCTTCCCATTAATCCCTACTATCGTCAAACTAACCTTCTTAAGCAACTGGAAGCCGATTACAGTACCTACAAATTCTACGTAGATGCGGTGAAGTTACGAAAGAATGCAATCTTCACACATGGTCACTTTAAATCGCGAGCTCTAACCGAAAATGTATTTGCCTTTGTTCGCTACCTGAAGGATACAGAAAAACCGGCAGATCTACAAGAATCCTACTTCATAACCGTgattaatttatcaaacaagAAAACGACAATTAATCTTCTGGATCTATTTCAAGCGAAAAATCGGTCCGTTATTAGACTTACCGGAACGGATTCTCActatcaaattacccagcaaaTTGATCCATCAAATGTGTCACTTGATCCATTCGAATCACTGTTGATAGCAGATTCTTCCGCAAACAGTTGGGCATTTGCGAGCTCAATAACAATAATATCATTGCTGGTAACGTACCTGATTTTTCTCCATCAACGCAAGGTGTGCATTACCAATTAA